Below is a window of Herminiimonas arsenicoxydans DNA.
ATTGGGCGGTGCAATGACTGTTAGCCGACGCGCATGCCAGGCTCTGCCCCTGGCCATGGGTTCAGGATGTAAATGCCGGGATTGGATTTTTCATCCGCTGCCGATGCTGCCAGCACCATGCCTTCGGAAATGCCGAATTTCATTTTGCGCGGTGCAAGATTGGCGACCATCACGGTCAGTTTGCCGATCAGGTCTTCCGGCTGGTAGGCCGATTTGATGCCGGAGAACACATTGCGCAAACGGCCTTCGCCCATGTCCAGTGTCAGGCGCAGCAACTTGTCCGAGCCTTCCACATGTTCGCAATTGACGATCTTTGCAATGCGTAAATCGATCTTGGCAAAATCGTCGATTTTGATTTCCGGCGCAATTGCTTCAATCGTGCTGTCGGCTGCAACTTCAGTCTCGCTCGTGCCATTCGGTACGTTCACCGTGACATCCACGACTGCCGGCATGTCGAACAAGGCATCGAGCATTTTCGGTTCTACGCGCGTCATCAAATGCGAATAAGGATTGACCTGATGATTGTGCGGTAGCGGTGTGCCGACATCACTCCACTGCAGTGGCGCGATGTTGAGCAGCGCTTCGACCTGCTTCGCCAGTTCCGGCAATACCGGTTTCAGATAGATGGTCAGGATGCGGAAGGCTTCCAGCAGGCGGCTGCAGACTTCCTGCAGCGCAGCGCTATTCTCCGGTTTTTTCGCCAGTTCCCACGGCTTGTTGGCATCGACGTAGGCGTTGATGGCATCGGCTTGTTCCATGATGGTGCGTAGCGCTTTGCCGTATTCGCGCTGGTCGTACAGCGCTTGAATTTCAGATGCGACGTTGCGCAGCTTGCTGATGAAGACGTCGTCTGCCGTGGCCCAGTCGCTGACAACGCGGCCGTCGAATTTTTTTGCAATGAAGCCGGCGGCGCGGCTGGCAATGTTGACATACTTGCCGATCAGATCGCTGTTGACGCGCGCGATGAAGTCTTCCGGATTGAAGTCTATGTCTTCATTGCGTGCGCTGAGCTTGTTGGCCAGGTAATAGCGCAGCCATTCCGGATTCATGCCCAGGCTCAGGTACTTCAATGGATCGAGGCCGGTGCCGCGGCTCTTGCTCATTTTTTCGCCGTTGTTGACGGTCAAAAAGCCGTGCACGAATACCTTGTTAGGCGTCTTGCGGCCGCTGAACTTCAGCATGGCCGGCCAGAACAGCGTATGGAAGTTGACGATATCCTTGCCGATGAAGTGAATCTGTTCCAGTGCCGGTTCGGCCATATAGGCGTCAAAATTCTCGCCGCGCTTGTCCAGCAGGTTTTTCAGCGAGGCCAGATAGCCGACCGGCGCATCCAGCCAGACGTAAAAATATTTTCCCGGTGCATCCGGAATTTCAATGCCGAAATAAGGCGCATCGCGCGAAATATCCCAATCGTTGAGACCTTCGCTGATCGTGCCGTCCGGATTGGTGCGTGCCGAAAACCATTCCTTGACCTTGTTGGCGACTTCCGCCTGCAGGTGCGTTTTGCCATCGGTATCCAGACCCGAGACCCACTCTTCCAGAAAGGCGACGCAGCGCGGATCGGAGAGCGTAAAGAAAAAATGCTCGGAATGTTTCAGTACCGGCGTGGCGCCCGTCAATGCCGAGTACGGATTGATCAGGTCGGTCGGCGAATAAACTGCAGCACAGACTTCGCAGTTGTCGCCGTATTGATCCTTGGTGTGACATTTCGGGCATTCGCCCTTGATGTAGCGATCCGGCAGAAACATGTTTTTTTCCGGGTCGAAGAATTGTTCAACCGTCTTGCTGGCAATCAGCCCGGCTTTTTTCAAGTCCAGATAGATCTGCTGTGCAAGCTGGTGATTCTCCGGGCTGTCGGTCGAACTCCAGTTGTCGAAGGCGATATGAAAGCCATCCAGATACTGCTTGCGGCCGGCGGCAATATTGCTCACGAACTGTTGCGGCGTCAGCCCGGCTTTTTCCGCCGCGATCATGATGGGCGCGCCATGCGCATCGTCGGCACCGACGAAATCGACTTGATTGCCTTGCATGCGCTGGAACCGCACCCAGATGTCGGCCTGGATGTATTCCATGATGTGGCCGATATGGAATGCGCCGTTGGCGTATGGGAGGGCGGTTGTAACAAACAGTTTGCGCGGCAATGGATTACTCATAAGGCGGTGCTTGCGATCAAGAAGGTAATAAAGACGTAATTTTAGCAGTGCGGCGCGGATTGACGCAGTTCAGCCCTTTATATAGTTGTGCGGCGATAGTTGTCCGGCGGTAGCGCGGATATTCGCGCGAGGCTGTGCCATCCGCATGGCGACGCGGTAAAATGGCGTTTTTTCACAGGACGGCTTTGGCAATCCAAGGCCGTTTTTATTTGTCATGACCGCTCGTACTCCTATCCGTACCCGTTTTGCCCCCAGCCCGACCGGCTATCTCCACGTTGGCGGCGCGCGCACCGCGCTTTTTTCCTGGGCTTATGCACGCCACTTTGGCGGCACTTTTGTCTTGCGTATCGAAGACACCGATCTTGAACGCTCCACGCCGGAAGCCGTGCAGGCGATTATCGAGGGCATGGAATGGCTGGGCCTGCATCACGACGAAGGTCCGTTCTACCAGATGCAGCGCATGGATCGCTATCGCGAAGTCATCGCGCAAATGCTGGCGGCTGGTACTGCCTACTATTGTTATTCGTCGTCCGAAGAAGTTGAAGCGATGCGCGAACGTCAACGCGCTGCCGGGGAAAAGCCGCGCTACGACGGCACCTGGCGTCCTGAAGCAGGCAAAACCTTGCCGGCGATTCCTGCGGATCGCAAGCCGGTGGTGCGTTTTCGTAATCCGATGGAAGGCGATGTGACCTGGCTGGATGTGGTCAAAGGTCAGATCACGATTTCCAACCGCGAGCTGGACGATCTGGTGATTGCGCGCCAGGACGGCACGCCGACGTATAACTTCTGCGTTGCAGTTGATGATTCGGATATGAAGATCACGCACGTCATTCGCGGCGACGATCATGTCAACAACACACCGCGTCAGATCAATATCCTGAAAGCGCTGGGTGCAGAGCTGCCGCATTACGGTCACTTGCCTATGATCTTGGGTGCCGATGGTGCGAAGTTGTCGAAACGCCACGGCGCAGTCAGTGTGATGGATTATCCGGCACAGGGCTATCTGCCGGAAGCGATGCTCAATTACCTGGCGCGACTCGGCTGGAGTCACGGCGATGATGAAGTGTTCTCCATGGAGCAGTTCACGGAATGGTTCGATCTGGATCATTTGACCAAATCGCCTGCGCAATTCGATCCGGAAAAACTCGACTGGATCAATAATCACTACATCAAGCAAGCCGACAACACACGCCTGGCCGGATTGATCAAGCCGATGATGGAAAATCTCGGCGCGCAATTCGATAATGCCCCTGATCTGCCGGCAGTCATCGGCTTGATGAAAGAACGCGTCAAGACCTTGAATGAGTTGGCTGTCACCGCGATGCTGTTCTATCGCCAGCCAGCACCAGATGCAGCATTGCTTACGCAACACCTGACCGATGCGGTCAAACCGGCACTGGCGCAATACGTGGAGCAACTGAAGACAGTAGCGTGGGGCAAGGATGCATTGTCTGCCGCACTGAAGGAAGTGCTGGCTACACACAAGCTGAAGATGCCGCAACTGGCGATGCCTTTGCGCTTGATCATCACTGGACAATTGCAAACACCATCGATCGATGCAGTGGTTGAATTGTTTGGTCGCGAGGTCGTATTGGCGCGTATTGCAAATTATCTTTAATAAATTTCAAAAGAGCATTTACATAGTGAGAAAACCTTTGCTATAATCTCGCTTCTGCACTCGAGGGGGTATAGCTCAGCTGGGAGAGCGCTTGCATGGCATGCAAGAGGTCAGCGGTTCGATCCCGCTTATCTCCACCACCGATTTTGCAGAAGGTCAGTATCAAGGACAGTTTTATGTCCCCATCGTCTAGAGGCCTAGGACATCACCCTTTCACGGTGAGTACAGGGGTTCGAATCCCCTTGGGGACGCCAAATTCCAGATTCGTCTGGTACGAAAAAAGCTCTGATTATTCAGGGCTTTTTTCGTTTCTGGCTACCATGCAGTGCGAAATCGTCTAGCTGCACAAAACGATTCCGTACGTATCAGAGCAACATCTTCCTCCTGTCGTATCAACAGCTTGTGGTGAGCGTATTTTTAATATGCTCCCGGAAGCTCCGCATCTTTCATTCTGTTTTCTTCGTGCCGAGTATTCTGCCGCGCGTTCAGCTTTATCTTGCTGCCTTGATCCGCTTGAGGGTTTGTGCCAATTGCGCGGCATGACTTCTTATTATTCAACGCTGCTGCCTTCATGACTCAATTTCATTGAGATAGATCGTCAGGCAATACGGTATGTTCAATCGCAATCAGTGCGTATGCGTTGGCTTACATCGATGTTTGTAAGGCTCCTTTCAGCAAAGTGCACTCGTCGGTATCTGTGTCGCCATGCGAAGAGCCCTTTCAAGAGCCTTGCCCCAAGGTTCTGCATCGCTCAAAAATCTCAATCTTCTTTGTGCTGTGCCACAAAATAAAAATCCTGATATATTTGCTGCCTAGGCAGCTATTGACTGATCAGCTATCGAAATGGCGCACATATGAGTAAATTTGAAAAAATATTCCCGTCCGGTGGATGGTGTGTAGAAGAGAGTGTGGGTTATCTGCTGGCACGCTCTCGCACCAAGCTTGCGAAAGCGGTTGATATCGAACTGGCACAGCACGACATCACGCATGCACAAGGCAGCATGTTGCTGATGCTTTCTTCAGGTAATTGTTCAACAGCCGCCGAACTGTCGCGCGAGCTGTATATCGACTCTGCTTCGATTACGCGCATGATCGACAGGCTGGAGAAGCGTGGACTGATCGTCCGCATGCCGCGCGGCGACGACCGGCGCGTCATTCATCTACAACTGACCGAAGTCGGCGCTGAACTTGCCGCTCGTTTGCCGGATTTGTATATGGGCGTACTGAGTCATCATTTTGCCGATTTCACTGTGGATGAAGTGGCCACGCTCAAGACCTTGCTGCGCAAGCTGTTGTTTGGTTCATCCGAAACCGCTGGCAAGGATGCAAAAGCCGGGAGCGCATGATGAAAAATTCCGTACATTTTTATTTTGCTTCGCGCCGCAGTCTGCTTGCGGCGAGTTGTGCCGTCGTGCTGCTGAGCGCCTGTGCCAGTTTCAAGGGAATAGACAGCAGTGCCAGGCTGCAGCAGCCTGGCGACTATGCAACTGCAGCCTCCTTGCCTGATCAGCATGGGCAATGGCCGGATGCTTCGTGGGCGCACACCATAGGCGGCGCATCGCTGCAGGCCTTGATCGACGAGGCGATTGCAGGTAATCCGAATCTGCAGATTGCCGCTGCGCGTGTCGCTGCTGCAAGAGCCGTCGCCGAAGCGGCGGGGGCCGCCAGCAGTCCTGCATGGTCGGCAAATTTCAAAAGCACGTATCAGCGTTTCAGCGAAAACTACATTATTCCGCCGCCCTATGCCGGCTCCTATCAATCGGATAATTCGCTGACACTGAATTTTTCCTACGACTTCGATTTCTGGGGCAGGCATGCAGCCGAACTGCGCAGTGCGCTGTCGCAAGACAAGGCTGCGCAAGCCGAACAATACAATGCGCGGCTGGTGATTGCGACCTCGGTGGCACACGCCTGGATACAGCTGGCAAGACTATATGCGCAACTGGATTTGAACCAGCAGCAGCTCGAGGTGAGCAGCAAGATGGCACACCTGACGCAATTGCGTTTCAAGGCCGGGCTGGACGCCAAATCAGAGAATCAGCAAACGCGCCAGCAAGTGGCCAGCCTGGGCGCGGAGCGCGAACAGCTGCAGGAACAGATTGCATTGACGCGCAACCAGCTGGCAGCGCTGCTTGGACAAGGCCCTGATCGCGGCCGTCAGATCGAGCGGCCGACATTGCCGGCTGATGTGGCGACTGCCTTGCCGGACGCACTGCCTCTGGCATTGCTGGGACGGCGTCCTGACATCGTTGCCGCACGCTGGCAGGTGGAAGCGGCTGACGGTGGCATTGCTGCGGCCAGGACTGCGTTCTATCCCAACGTCAACCTGATGGCCTTCGCCGGTTTCTCCAGCATCGGCCTGAGTAATCTGCTGCAAAGCGGCAGCCGTGTGGTCGGCATAGGCCCGGCCGTCAGCGTACCGATTCTGGAAGGCCGTACGCTGCGCGCCAATCTGAAAGGGCGCGTAGCCGAATACGATGGCATGGTCGCCACCTACAATCGCGCATTGACCGATGCCTTGCATGATGTCGCCGACCAGGTGGCATCCATGCGTGCTGTTGCATTGCAAAGCGAACAGCAGCAGCGTGCGACGCAAGCCGCCGCCGGCAATCTGGATCTGGCGCAGCAACGCGAACGGGTAGGCACCACCAATATGCTGCCGGCCTTGAGCGCACACATGACCCTGCTGGCGCAACGACGCATGGACCTCGATCTGCAGGCCCGTCGCAGCGATCTGCGCGTGGGCCTGATCAAGGCGCTGGGCGGCGGTTTTGACGCCCAGTCGCAAGACCTTGCCAAAGAAAATCCCACTCCACTGAATATTCCCACCTCTGTGAGAAGCGCATCATGAATACGACCAGCCCGGCAGCAGAAACTTCCAACTCCAATAACAATGGCAAGCGTCGTCGTCATCTTATTATTGTTTCCATCCTGCTTGTGTTGTTGCTGATTGCCTACGGTCTGTGGTGGGCGATTTATGCGCGTCATTTTGAAGGGACCGATGATGCGTATGTTGCAGGCAATGTGGTGCAGGTGACGCCACAGGTGGGCGGTACGGTGGTCGCCATTCATGCCGACGATACTGAACTGGTGCACGCCGGCATGCCGCTGGTCGAGCTTGATCACAGCGATGCCAAGGTAGCGCTGAATCAGGCGGAAGCGCAACTGGCGCAAACGGTGCGCGAAGTACGTACGCTCTTCGTCAATAACGGTACGCTGAATGCCAATGTGGCCTTGCGGGTTGCCGATGTGGCGCGTGCCCGGGCCGATCTGGCGCGTCGTCAGGAGCTGAGTGGCACCGGCGCGGTATCGAAAGAAGATCTGGAGCATGCACGCAGCGCATTGCAAACTGCGGAATCCGCATTGCAGGCCACGCGCGAGCAGCTGGCATCGAACCAGGTGTTGACCGATCGCACTTCGGTTGCGAGCCATCCGAATGTGCAGCGTGCTGCCGCACAGGTGCAAGCCGCTTATCTCGCATTGGCGCGCAACACCCTGCCGGCGCCTATCACCGGTTATGTTGCCAAGCGTTCGGTGCAGGTCGGCCAGCGCGTCGCACCCGGCACACCGTTGTTGTCCATAGTGCCACTGACCACCTTGTGGGTAGATGCCAACTTCAAGGAAGTACAGGTTGCCAGAATGCGTATCGGCCAGCCGGTGACCCTGCATTCCGATTTGTACGGCAGCAGTGTTGAATATCACGGCAAGGTGGCAGGTCTGTCGGCTGGAACGGGCGCCGCTTTTGCCTTGCTGCCGACACAGAATGCGAGCGGCAACTGGATCAAGGTGGTGCAACGCATCCCGGTACGCATTGCGCTGGACCCGAAAGAGTTGACTGAACGTCCCCTGCGCGTGGGTTTGTCCATGCAGGTTGAAGTGGATATCGCGCATGCGGAAGGTACTTCGCTGACAGCGGTGACGGCAGCACGCACGGAACCGGTTTATCAAACTGCAGTATTCGACAATGCCGGACAGGAAGCAGAGGCGCGTGTGGCGCAAATCATTGCTGCCAACAGCAATGCCGCGCTGCCGACTACACATTAAATCATGAGTGCAACTCCCGCTGCCGCGCTGACGCCGCTGAACGGCACGCGACTCGTCGTCGGTACGGTAGCCCTGTCGCTGGCGGTGTTCATGAACGTACTCGATTCATCGATTGCGAACGTATCGATACCGGCGATTTCGGGCGATCTCGGCGTCTCGCCGCAGCAGGGCACGTGGGTGATTACTTCGTTTGCGGTGGCAAATGCGATTTCGGTGCCCTTGACCGGCTGGTTGACGCAGCGCTTCGGCCAGGTGCGTTTGTTCATCAGTTCCATCCTGCTGTTCGTGCTGGCGTCATGCCTGTGCGGTTTGGCCCCGAGCATAGAAATCCTGATTGCTGCACGTGTCTTGCAGGGCGCGGTGGCTGGCCCGATGATTCCCTTGTCGCAGGCGTTGCTGCTGTCGAGTTATCCGCCCGCGAAGAGTGGGATGGCACTGGCGTTCTGGGGCATGACGACGCTGGTGGCGCCGATTATGGGGCCGTTGCTGGGTGGCTGGATATCGGATAACTACACATGGCCGTGGATCTTCTACATTAATATCCCGATCGGTATTTTTGCTGCGTGGGCGACGTGGTCGATTTATCGCGAACGTGAATCGAAAACCTACAAGCTGCCTATTGATAAAGTTGGTTTGGTCTTGCTGGTGCTGTGGGTTGGTTCCTTGCAATTGATGCTGGACAAGGGCAAGGAACTGGACTGGTTCCATTCAGGCGAAATCATTATTCTTGCATCGGTGGCGGCAGTGGCCTTCATCTATTTCATTATTTGGGAAATCGGCGAAGAGCATCCGGTGGTGGATTTATCCTTGTTCCAAGGCCGTAATTTCAGCGGTGGCGTGATTGCTATTTCAGTTGCCTACGGTTTGTTCTTCGGCAGTCTGGTGATTCTGCCCTTGTGGCTACAGACGCAGATAGGCTACACCGCGACGGAGGCCGGCAAGGTGATGGCGCCAGTTGGTATTTTTGCGATTATCCTGTCGCCTATCGTCGGCAAACTGTTGCCGAAAATCGATGCGCGCTGGGTGGCGACGACGGCCTTCCTGATTTTCTCGCTGGTGTTCTTCATGCGTGCAGAGTTTACGCAGGATGTGGACATGATGACGCTGATGATTCCTACCGTGATTCAGGGTGCGGCGATGGCGATGTTCTTCATTCCGTTGACCTCCATCATCCTGTCCGGTCAATCACCAGACAAGATACCGGCAGCAGCAGGTTTGTCCAACTTCGTGCGTATCATGTTCGGCGGTATCGGTACTTCCGTGATGTCTACGATGTGGGATAACCGTACCATCCTGCATCATGCGCAATTGGCTGAATACACAGGCGCACATAATTCTGCTTTTACACAAGCGGTGAATACGTTGATGGCGCGCGGGATGTCGGAGCAGGCGGCATGGGCGGTGATAGACCGGCAGATGACTGTGCAAGCGAGTACCTTGGCGGCAACCGATTTGTTCTGGATGTCCGGCATCATGTTCCTGTGCCTGATCGGTTTTATCTGGATTACCAAACGCAGCAAAGCCAGCGGTGGTGCAGATGCAGCCGGCGCGCATTGAGACAGTAGGCATGAATTATTCAATACCTTGTTTCGTGCATCGTCTATCATGCCGGAATTGATTTTTTGGCACGCCGTATGACTTTTCCATCAACCTTGCATCTGTTTTGCCGTGTCGTCGATAATTACGGCGATATCGGTATTTGCTGGCGTCTTGCGCGGCAATTGCAGCAGGAACATGGCGTTATCGTCACCTTGTGGGTAGACGATTTGGCCAGCTTCCAGCGGATTTGCCCCGAGGTTGCGCTGGATACGGAAATCCAGCAAGTCGCCGGTGTGACGGTACGCCACTGGCGGAATCAGGATGGCGTGTTTTCAGCAGGTGATGTTGCCGATATCGTCATTGAGTTTTTTGCCTGCGATATTCCACCCGGCTACATAGTTGCCATGGCAGAGTGCAATCCGCGTCCAGTATGGCTCAATCTCGAAGGGCTGACAGCGGAGGAATGGGTGGAGGGTTGCCATACCTTGCCGTCGCCGCATCCGCGCCTGCCGCTGACCAAACATTTTTTCTTTCCCGGTTTCACCAGTAAAACGGGTGGCCTGTTGCATGAATCTGCGCTGGAAGAAGAGCGCCGGAAATTTCAATCGGATACTGCGGCCATAAGAGTTTTTTTTGCGCAGTTCGGTCTGACGCCGGCAGAAATGGCATCGTTAAAGGTTTCCCTGTTTTGTTATCCGCACGCGCCGGTTAAAGCGTTGTTCGATGCATGGCAAAACGGTGCGTCGACCATCACTTGCCTGGTGCCGGAAGGCGTGGCAGTCGAGGCGGTGCAATCCTTCCTGGGAATGGATGCACAAGCGGGAGCAGTACAAACGCGCGGCGCGCTCACTGTACGCATCCTGCCTTTTGTTGCGCAATCCGACTACGACAGATTGTTATGGGCCTGTGATATCAATTTCGTGCGCGGCGAGGATTCATGGGTGCGTGCGCAGTGGGCAGGCAAGCCGTTTATCTGGCATATCTATCCGCAGGACGAAAACCTGCATCACAAGAAATTACGCGCCTTCCTGCAACGTTATGCACTCGACATAGCAAGTTTGATGGCCTTTTCTCTGCACTGGAATGACGCCGGGCCTGCGCTTGCGGAAGAGCAGGCCGACTGGCCTGCGCTTTGGCAGCGACTTCAGGCCGACCGGGTCTGCATTGAGCGCCGGTCTGCCGATTGGCGGCGGCAGATGCTGGAAAATGGTGATCTGGCTGGCAATTTGCTGAAATTTGCGGAAGGGCTGCACTCAGCGGCGGCAAAAAATTAGGTATAATTAGCGGTTAATTTGTAACGTTTTTTTTTCGATCAAACGTGAGCTTACGGCGTTTTTGCCTGCAGGCGACAGATGATTTTTATGCAACCTACTTTTTTATACTTACTATGAAACCTGCAAAAGAAATTCGCGTTGGCAATATCATTATGGTCGACAGCAAACCTATGATCGTGTTGCGCTCCGATGTCAATGGTTCGAGCCGCACCGGCTTCACCTACAAATGGAAGATGAAAAATCTTCTGACGAACACTCCGATGGAAAACGTGTTCCGTGGCGACGACAAGTTCGACGTTATCGTTCTGGACAAGAAACCGGTTACCTACTCTTACTTTGCCGATCCATTGTTTGTATTCATGGATGAAGAATACAACCAGTATGAAATCGAAGAAGAAAACTTGGGTGATGCGCTGCATTACCTGAAAGAGGGCATGGAATGCGAAGCGGTGTTCTATGATGGCAAGGCGATCTCGGTTGAATTGCCTATCACCATCGCACGTCAGGTCGTCTACTCCGAGCCTGCAGTCAAGGGCAACACTTCCGGCAACGTCCTGAAGGAAGCCATTATTGAAAATGCGGTCGAAGCACATCGTCACACCGTTCAAGTGCCGTTGTTTGTCAGCACCGACGACGTGATTGAAATCGACAGCCGTACCAATGAATACAAGCGCGTGGTTCGTAACTGATAAACGATCAAGCCGTATATAAAAAAAGCGCTGCAGG
It encodes the following:
- the emrA gene encoding Multidrug resistance protein A (Evidence 2a : Function of homologous gene experimentally demonstrated in an other organism; PubMedId : 21450803, 93285984, 94262163, 1409590, 8203018; Product type t : transporter): MNTTSPAAETSNSNNNGKRRRHLIIVSILLVLLLIAYGLWWAIYARHFEGTDDAYVAGNVVQVTPQVGGTVVAIHADDTELVHAGMPLVELDHSDAKVALNQAEAQLAQTVREVRTLFVNNGTLNANVALRVADVARARADLARRQELSGTGAVSKEDLEHARSALQTAESALQATREQLASNQVLTDRTSVASHPNVQRAAAQVQAAYLALARNTLPAPITGYVAKRSVQVGQRVAPGTPLLSIVPLTTLWVDANFKEVQVARMRIGQPVTLHSDLYGSSVEYHGKVAGLSAGTGAAFALLPTQNASGNWIKVVQRIPVRIALDPKELTERPLRVGLSMQVEVDIAHAEGTSLTAVTAARTEPVYQTAVFDNAGQEAEARVAQIIAANSNAALPTTH
- a CDS encoding putative RND efflux system outer membrane lipoprotein NodT (Evidence 3 : Function proposed based on presence of conserved amino acid motif, structural feature or limited homology; Product type pt : putative transporter) yields the protein MKNSVHFYFASRRSLLAASCAVVLLSACASFKGIDSSARLQQPGDYATAASLPDQHGQWPDASWAHTIGGASLQALIDEAIAGNPNLQIAAARVAAARAVAEAAGAASSPAWSANFKSTYQRFSENYIIPPPYAGSYQSDNSLTLNFSYDFDFWGRHAAELRSALSQDKAAQAEQYNARLVIATSVAHAWIQLARLYAQLDLNQQQLEVSSKMAHLTQLRFKAGLDAKSENQQTRQQVASLGAEREQLQEQIALTRNQLAALLGQGPDRGRQIERPTLPADVATALPDALPLALLGRRPDIVAARWQVEAADGGIAAARTAFYPNVNLMAFAGFSSIGLSNLLQSGSRVVGIGPAVSVPILEGRTLRANLKGRVAEYDGMVATYNRALTDALHDVADQVASMRAVALQSEQQQRATQAAAGNLDLAQQRERVGTTNMLPALSAHMTLLAQRRMDLDLQARRSDLRVGLIKALGGGFDAQSQDLAKENPTPLNIPTSVRSAS
- a CDS encoding putative transcription regulators (MarR family) (Evidence 3 : Function proposed based on presence of conserved amino acid motif, structural feature or limited homology; Product type pr : putative regulator); this translates as MSKFEKIFPSGGWCVEESVGYLLARSRTKLAKAVDIELAQHDITHAQGSMLLMLSSGNCSTAAELSRELYIDSASITRMIDRLEKRGLIVRMPRGDDRRVIHLQLTEVGAELAARLPDLYMGVLSHHFADFTVDEVATLKTLLRKLLFGSSETAGKDAKAGSA
- the emrB gene encoding Multidrug resistance protein B (Evidence 2a : Function of homologous gene experimentally demonstrated in an other organism; PubMedId : 21450803, 93285984, 94262163, 1409590; Product type t : transporter), which codes for MSATPAAALTPLNGTRLVVGTVALSLAVFMNVLDSSIANVSIPAISGDLGVSPQQGTWVITSFAVANAISVPLTGWLTQRFGQVRLFISSILLFVLASCLCGLAPSIEILIAARVLQGAVAGPMIPLSQALLLSSYPPAKSGMALAFWGMTTLVAPIMGPLLGGWISDNYTWPWIFYINIPIGIFAAWATWSIYRERESKTYKLPIDKVGLVLLVLWVGSLQLMLDKGKELDWFHSGEIIILASVAAVAFIYFIIWEIGEEHPVVDLSLFQGRNFSGGVIAISVAYGLFFGSLVILPLWLQTQIGYTATEAGKVMAPVGIFAIILSPIVGKLLPKIDARWVATTAFLIFSLVFFMRAEFTQDVDMMTLMIPTVIQGAAMAMFFIPLTSIILSGQSPDKIPAAAGLSNFVRIMFGGIGTSVMSTMWDNRTILHHAQLAEYTGAHNSAFTQAVNTLMARGMSEQAAWAVIDRQMTVQASTLAATDLFWMSGIMFLCLIGFIWITKRSKASGGADAAGAH
- the gltX gene encoding Glutamyl-tRNA synthetase (Glutamate--tRNA ligase) (GluRS) (Evidence 2a : Function of homologous gene experimentally demonstrated in an other organism; PubMedId : 14764088, 4912521, 90074340, 93065273, 93229480, 2201777, 3015933; Product type e : enzyme), which codes for MTARTPIRTRFAPSPTGYLHVGGARTALFSWAYARHFGGTFVLRIEDTDLERSTPEAVQAIIEGMEWLGLHHDEGPFYQMQRMDRYREVIAQMLAAGTAYYCYSSSEEVEAMRERQRAAGEKPRYDGTWRPEAGKTLPAIPADRKPVVRFRNPMEGDVTWLDVVKGQITISNRELDDLVIARQDGTPTYNFCVAVDDSDMKITHVIRGDDHVNNTPRQINILKALGAELPHYGHLPMILGADGAKLSKRHGAVSVMDYPAQGYLPEAMLNYLARLGWSHGDDEVFSMEQFTEWFDLDHLTKSPAQFDPEKLDWINNHYIKQADNTRLAGLIKPMMENLGAQFDNAPDLPAVIGLMKERVKTLNELAVTAMLFYRQPAPDAALLTQHLTDAVKPALAQYVEQLKTVAWGKDALSAALKEVLATHKLKMPQLAMPLRLIITGQLQTPSIDAVVELFGREVVLARIANYL
- the metG gene encoding methionine tRNA synthetase (Methionine--tRNA ligase) (MetRS) (Evidence 2a : Function of homologous gene experimentally demonstrated in an other organism; PubMedId : 8679580, 10600385; Product type e : enzyme); protein product: MSNPLPRKLFVTTALPYANGAFHIGHIMEYIQADIWVRFQRMQGNQVDFVGADDAHGAPIMIAAEKAGLTPQQFVSNIAAGRKQYLDGFHIAFDNWSSTDSPENHQLAQQIYLDLKKAGLIASKTVEQFFDPEKNMFLPDRYIKGECPKCHTKDQYGDNCEVCAAVYSPTDLINPYSALTGATPVLKHSEHFFFTLSDPRCVAFLEEWVSGLDTDGKTHLQAEVANKVKEWFSARTNPDGTISEGLNDWDISRDAPYFGIEIPDAPGKYFYVWLDAPVGYLASLKNLLDKRGENFDAYMAEPALEQIHFIGKDIVNFHTLFWPAMLKFSGRKTPNKVFVHGFLTVNNGEKMSKSRGTGLDPLKYLSLGMNPEWLRYYLANKLSARNEDIDFNPEDFIARVNSDLIGKYVNIASRAAGFIAKKFDGRVVSDWATADDVFISKLRNVASEIQALYDQREYGKALRTIMEQADAINAYVDANKPWELAKKPENSAALQEVCSRLLEAFRILTIYLKPVLPELAKQVEALLNIAPLQWSDVGTPLPHNHQVNPYSHLMTRVEPKMLDALFDMPAVVDVTVNVPNGTSETEVAADSTIEAIAPEIKIDDFAKIDLRIAKIVNCEHVEGSDKLLRLTLDMGEGRLRNVFSGIKSAYQPEDLIGKLTVMVANLAPRKMKFGISEGMVLAASAADEKSNPGIYILNPWPGAEPGMRVG